The Flaviramulus sp. BrNp1-15 genome has a window encoding:
- the odhB gene encoding 2-oxoglutarate dehydrogenase complex dihydrolipoyllysine-residue succinyltransferase, whose amino-acid sequence MILEMKVPSPGESITEVEIATWLVEDGDYVEKDQAIAEVDSDKATLELPAEASGTITLKAEEGDAVAVGAIVCLIDTAAAKPEGTDAPKEEKKEAPKAEAPKQEVAEAKTYATGSASPAAKKILAEKGIDAASVNGTGKDGRITKDDAVKAVPSMGTPTGGNRGSSRSKMSMLRRKVAERLVEAKNTTAMLTTFNEVDMSPIFALRKEYKETFKSKHGVSLGFMSFFTLAVVRALKMYPAVNSMIDGKEMISYDFCDISIAVSGPKGLMVPVMRNVENLSFRGVESEVKRLAIRARDGQITVDEMTGGTFTISNGGVFGSMLSTPIINPPQSGILGMHNIVERPVAVDGKVEIRPIMYVALSYDHRIIDGKESVGFLVAVKEALENPIELLMNNDVKKALEL is encoded by the coding sequence ATGATTTTAGAAATGAAAGTGCCTTCGCCAGGGGAATCCATTACAGAAGTGGAAATAGCAACATGGCTAGTGGAAGATGGAGATTACGTTGAAAAAGATCAAGCCATCGCTGAGGTAGATAGCGATAAGGCAACCCTTGAATTACCTGCTGAGGCAAGCGGAACTATAACGCTTAAAGCTGAAGAAGGTGATGCGGTAGCAGTTGGAGCTATTGTATGTTTAATAGATACAGCTGCAGCAAAACCAGAAGGAACTGATGCTCCAAAAGAAGAAAAGAAAGAAGCTCCTAAAGCTGAAGCGCCTAAACAAGAAGTAGCAGAAGCTAAAACCTACGCTACAGGTTCTGCAAGTCCAGCAGCTAAAAAGATTTTAGCAGAAAAAGGTATTGATGCGGCATCAGTAAACGGAACAGGTAAAGACGGAAGAATAACAAAAGATGATGCTGTAAAAGCAGTGCCTTCTATGGGAACTCCAACAGGAGGTAATAGAGGTTCTTCAAGAAGTAAAATGTCTATGCTTCGTCGTAAAGTTGCAGAACGTTTGGTAGAAGCTAAAAATACTACAGCAATGTTAACTACTTTTAACGAAGTAGATATGTCGCCTATTTTTGCTTTAAGGAAAGAATATAAAGAAACATTTAAATCTAAACACGGTGTTAGTTTAGGGTTTATGAGTTTCTTCACTCTAGCAGTTGTAAGAGCATTAAAAATGTATCCAGCAGTTAATTCAATGATTGATGGAAAAGAAATGATTTCTTACGATTTCTGTGATATTAGTATTGCTGTTTCTGGACCTAAAGGTTTAATGGTTCCTGTAATGCGAAATGTAGAAAACTTAAGTTTTAGAGGTGTTGAGTCTGAAGTAAAACGATTAGCAATTCGTGCGCGTGATGGACAAATTACCGTTGATGAAATGACAGGTGGAACATTTACAATTTCTAATGGAGGTGTATTTGGTAGTATGTTATCAACCCCAATAATTAACCCACCACAAAGTGGTATTTTAGGAATGCATAATATTGTTGAGCGTCCTGTAGCAGTTGATGGTAAAGTTGAAATTCGACCTATTATGTATGTAGCTCTATCTTACGATCATAGAATTATTGATGGTAAAGAAAGTGTTGGGTTTTTAGTGGCTGTTAAAGAAGCTTTAGAGAACCCTATTGAGTTATTGATGAATAACGATGTAAAAAAGGCCTTGGAATTATAA
- a CDS encoding 2-oxoglutarate dehydrogenase E1 component — translation MDKFSFLNAAHTAYFADLYDQYLENPDTVEPSWRAFFQGYDFGSENYGLNGEIIEGVSTQIPEHVQKEFQVVRLIDGYRMRGHLFTKTNPVRGRRTYTPTLELHNFNLSENDLDTVFNAGEILGIGAQTLRKIITHLENIYCDSIGVEYMYLRNPEVIKWWQDKLNVNDNHPSFSAEKKKYILSKLNQAVNFENFLQTKYVGQKRFSLEGGESLIPAISNALYYSVEKFGVKECVLGMAHRGRLSTLVNIFRKPMRELFSEFDGKDFEDENIDGDVKYHLGLTLDKTYQNGKNIKMNLVPNPSHLETVAPVAEGITRAKIDSDYNGDDSKILPIIVHGDAAIAGQGIAYEVAQMSKLNGYKTGGTVHIVVNNQIGFTTNYLDARSSTYCTDVAKVTLSPVLHVNADDAEAVVHAVEMALEYRMRYKKDVYIDLLGYRKYGHNEGDEPRFTQPKLYKNIAKHPNPFKIYSDKLIEEKTIDQGYVDKIVNDFRATLESEYEKSKQAESSKVREFMEERWTAFQRKGIEAMLETEDTKYPKSKLENISRIVSTVPEGVKFLRKAVRILDGRAKMVFETDTLDWGMAETLAYGSLMEEGFNVRISGQDVERGTFSHRHAILRDEISEERINLLNTNPDSKGQMYIYNSFLSEYGVLGFDYGYAMANPNTLTIWEAQFGDFSNGAQIIFDQYLSAAEDKWKAQNGIVVLLPHGYEGQGSEHSSARIERYLQLCGNDNMIVADCTTPANFFHLLRRQLKRDYRKPLIVFTPKSLLRHPKAVSSINELATGRFQEVIDDTINPKKVKKLVFCTGKFYYDLLAERENLNREDVALVRIEQLFPLHFEKIQEVINRYPNVEKHVWAQEEPKNMGAWSYMLQRMDLVKLEVCSRPYNSVPAPGSSTRDKRRQQRVINAVFDKE, via the coding sequence ATGGATAAATTTTCATTTTTAAACGCAGCACATACAGCTTATTTTGCTGATTTATACGATCAATATTTAGAAAACCCAGATACTGTTGAACCAAGTTGGAGAGCCTTTTTTCAAGGTTATGATTTTGGTAGCGAAAACTATGGTTTAAATGGTGAGATTATAGAAGGTGTTTCTACCCAAATACCAGAGCATGTTCAAAAAGAATTTCAAGTAGTTAGGCTTATTGATGGTTATAGAATGCGAGGACATTTGTTTACCAAAACTAACCCTGTTAGAGGTAGAAGAACTTATACGCCTACATTAGAATTACATAATTTTAATTTATCTGAAAATGATTTAGATACCGTTTTTAATGCTGGAGAAATTTTGGGTATTGGTGCTCAAACCTTACGTAAAATTATCACGCATCTTGAGAATATTTATTGTGATTCTATAGGGGTTGAGTATATGTATTTGCGTAATCCAGAGGTTATTAAGTGGTGGCAGGATAAACTTAATGTTAATGATAATCATCCTAGTTTTTCAGCAGAAAAAAAGAAATATATTCTTTCAAAATTAAACCAAGCAGTTAACTTCGAGAACTTTTTACAAACAAAATATGTAGGTCAAAAGCGATTTTCTTTAGAAGGAGGAGAGTCTTTAATTCCTGCTATTAGCAATGCACTGTATTATTCTGTAGAAAAGTTTGGTGTAAAAGAGTGTGTGTTAGGAATGGCACATCGTGGTCGTTTAAGTACATTGGTTAACATTTTTAGAAAACCAATGCGAGAGCTTTTTAGTGAGTTTGATGGAAAAGATTTTGAAGACGAAAATATTGATGGAGACGTAAAGTATCATTTAGGATTAACACTAGATAAAACGTATCAAAACGGGAAAAATATTAAGATGAATTTGGTTCCAAATCCATCACATTTAGAAACCGTTGCTCCAGTGGCCGAAGGTATTACCAGAGCAAAAATAGATAGTGATTATAATGGAGATGATTCTAAAATTTTACCAATAATAGTTCATGGTGATGCTGCTATTGCAGGTCAAGGAATTGCTTATGAGGTAGCCCAAATGAGTAAGTTAAATGGGTATAAAACAGGAGGAACGGTTCATATAGTTGTAAATAACCAAATAGGTTTTACAACTAATTATCTTGATGCCCGATCAAGTACGTATTGTACAGATGTTGCCAAAGTAACACTGTCTCCTGTATTGCATGTAAATGCAGATGATGCCGAGGCAGTTGTTCATGCTGTAGAAATGGCTTTAGAGTATAGAATGCGATATAAAAAAGATGTGTACATCGATTTATTAGGTTATAGAAAATATGGACATAACGAAGGCGATGAGCCTAGATTTACGCAGCCAAAACTTTATAAAAACATAGCAAAACACCCAAATCCTTTCAAAATATATTCTGATAAGTTAATTGAAGAAAAAACAATTGACCAAGGTTACGTAGATAAAATTGTAAATGATTTTAGAGCAACTTTAGAAAGTGAATACGAAAAATCTAAACAAGCTGAATCTTCAAAAGTAAGAGAGTTTATGGAAGAACGTTGGACAGCGTTTCAACGTAAGGGTATTGAGGCTATGCTTGAAACCGAAGACACAAAATATCCTAAAAGTAAACTAGAAAATATTTCAAGAATAGTTTCCACTGTACCAGAAGGCGTTAAGTTTTTACGTAAAGCTGTAAGAATTTTAGATGGTCGTGCAAAAATGGTTTTCGAAACCGATACCTTAGATTGGGGTATGGCAGAAACCTTAGCCTATGGTAGTTTAATGGAAGAGGGTTTTAATGTTCGTATTTCTGGACAAGATGTAGAACGCGGTACATTTAGCCATCGACATGCTATTTTAAGGGACGAAATCTCAGAAGAGCGTATCAATTTATTAAATACAAATCCAGACAGTAAAGGGCAAATGTATATTTACAATTCCTTTTTATCAGAATATGGTGTACTTGGTTTTGATTATGGTTACGCTATGGCAAATCCAAATACATTAACTATATGGGAAGCTCAGTTTGGAGATTTTAGTAATGGTGCGCAAATTATATTCGACCAATATTTATCTGCAGCTGAAGATAAATGGAAAGCACAAAACGGTATAGTTGTGTTACTACCTCATGGATATGAAGGTCAAGGTTCCGAACATTCATCGGCAAGAATAGAGCGTTATTTACAATTATGTGGTAATGATAATATGATTGTTGCAGATTGTACAACACCTGCCAATTTTTTCCATTTATTGCGTCGTCAATTAAAACGTGATTATAGAAAACCTTTAATTGTATTTACTCCTAAAAGTTTATTACGTCACCCTAAAGCAGTATCATCAATAAATGAATTAGCAACAGGCAGATTCCAAGAAGTAATAGATGATACAATAAATCCTAAAAAAGTTAAAAAACTGGTATTTTGTACAGGTAAATTTTATTACGATTTATTAGCAGAAAGGGAAAATTTAAATAGAGAAGATGTAGCTTTGGTTAGAATAGAGCAATTATTTCCATTGCATTTTGAAAAAATACAGGAAGTAATTAATCGTTATCCAAATGTTGAAAAGCATGTTTGGGCACAAGAAGAGCCTAAGAATATGGGAGCTTGGAGTTATATGTTACAACGTATGGATTTGGTTAAGTTAGAAGTTTGTTCAAGACCATATAATTCTGTGCCAGCGCCAGGATCCAGCACACGAGATAAAAGAAGACAACAACGCGTTATAAATGCAGTTTTTGATAAAGAATAG
- a CDS encoding TatD family hydrolase, giving the protein MIITDTHTHLYSEAFDDDRDEMIKRAIKQGISRFFIPAIDSTYTEAMLQLEKDYPEHVFLMMGLHPTHVKENFNEELKHVEEMLASRKFYAVGEIGIDLYWDKSTLNIQKTAFKHQIQLAKQYKLPIVIHCREAFDEIFEVLETEKSDSLFGIFHCFTGTLEQAHQAISYNMKLGIGGVATFKNGMIDQFLNQIDLKHIVLETDSPYLAPVPYRGKRNESVYILKVLEKLSEIYNLPLNAIADITTQNSKDVFNI; this is encoded by the coding sequence TTGATTATAACAGATACTCATACGCATTTATATAGTGAAGCTTTTGATGATGATAGAGATGAAATGATTAAACGAGCGATTAAGCAAGGCATTTCAAGGTTTTTTATTCCAGCAATAGATTCTACTTACACAGAAGCGATGCTTCAACTCGAAAAAGATTATCCAGAACATGTGTTTTTAATGATGGGTTTACACCCCACACATGTTAAAGAAAATTTTAACGAAGAGTTAAAACATGTCGAAGAGATGCTGGCATCAAGAAAATTTTATGCTGTAGGTGAAATAGGAATAGATTTGTACTGGGATAAATCAACTTTAAATATTCAAAAAACAGCATTTAAGCACCAGATTCAACTAGCAAAACAATATAAATTACCAATTGTTATTCATTGTAGAGAAGCGTTTGATGAAATTTTCGAAGTTTTAGAAACAGAAAAAAGTGATAGTTTATTCGGAATTTTTCATTGCTTTACAGGAACTTTAGAGCAAGCGCATCAAGCTATTTCATATAATATGAAACTAGGTATAGGAGGTGTAGCTACTTTTAAAAATGGAATGATAGATCAGTTTTTAAATCAAATAGATTTGAAACATATTGTTCTGGAGACAGACTCTCCTTATTTGGCTCCAGTTCCTTACAGAGGTAAACGAAACGAAAGTGTATATATATTAAAGGTATTAGAAAAATTATCAGAGATATATAAT
- a CDS encoding cytochrome c codes for MKTTLNIVMTLFLALLISCGGKEEKKKEGFSYEKKTPTEQTVKKEETVPASQKVDLENKGVGPIKSLALNAEIDQKMVAHGADVFKKMCTACHRPDKKFIGPAPTGLLDRRSPEWVMNMILNPEEMVQKDPLAKELLIEFNGSPMANQNLTEEEARAVLEYFRTL; via the coding sequence ATGAAAACAACACTAAACATTGTAATGACATTATTCCTTGCACTACTCATTAGCTGTGGTGGTAAAGAAGAAAAAAAGAAAGAAGGGTTTTCTTATGAAAAAAAGACACCAACAGAACAAACAGTAAAAAAAGAAGAAACGGTTCCAGCATCTCAAAAAGTAGATTTAGAAAATAAAGGTGTAGGGCCAATAAAATCTTTAGCTCTAAATGCAGAGATAGATCAAAAAATGGTGGCTCATGGAGCAGATGTATTCAAAAAAATGTGTACCGCTTGCCATAGACCAGATAAAAAATTTATTGGTCCAGCTCCAACAGGGCTTTTAGATCGAAGATCACCAGAGTGGGTTATGAATATGATTTTAAATCCTGAAGAAATGGTGCAAAAAGACCCATTGGCTAAGGAGTTATTAATTGAATTTAATGGTTCTCCTATGGCTAATCAAAACCTTACTGAAGAAGAAGCCAGAGCTGTATTAGAATACTTCCGAACCCTATAA
- a CDS encoding Rrf2 family transcriptional regulator, with protein MLSNSSKYAIKAILFLAIESSEEKKVMVKEIAKPINVPQAYIAKLLQELARENMVSSVRGPKGGFYLNEENMNQPVINILNVVDDEHKLTNCMLSLEKCDENKPCPLHHILGPSRNKILKKLKNKTIKELAFDVKQGNSFLPL; from the coding sequence ATGCTGTCAAACTCTTCAAAGTATGCAATAAAAGCTATTCTATTTTTAGCGATAGAATCTAGTGAAGAAAAAAAAGTAATGGTTAAAGAAATTGCAAAACCAATTAATGTACCACAAGCGTATATTGCAAAGTTACTTCAAGAATTAGCTAGGGAAAACATGGTGTCTTCTGTTAGAGGGCCAAAAGGAGGGTTCTACTTAAATGAAGAAAATATGAACCAACCTGTAATTAATATTTTAAATGTTGTAGATGATGAACACAAATTAACCAACTGTATGTTAAGTTTAGAAAAATGTGATGAGAATAAACCATGTCCTTTACATCATATTTTAGGACCATCGAGAAATAAAATATTAAAGAAGTTAAAAAACAAGACTATTAAAGAATTGGCTTTTGATGTTAAACAGGGAAATTCTTTTTTGCCTCTATAA
- a CDS encoding response regulator transcription factor → MNTSIVIADDHPLMLRGLTDFLTSRGFNIVGSAEDGNTAYNLIVKLKPEIAILDIRMPHKTGLEIAEACKKNNLPTKVILITFDKEEELYDKAKAFNVFGYILKEFAIEEIETCIKSVVNNTPYFSEEIASYLETNNSIQKPIVLESLTKSELKIVKLISENKTSQDIADELSISVRTVDKHRSNIVAKLGLDNKPTSLSIWAGLNKRFL, encoded by the coding sequence ATGAACACCTCAATTGTAATTGCAGATGATCATCCTTTGATGCTACGCGGTCTTACCGATTTTTTAACCTCTAGAGGTTTTAACATTGTAGGTAGTGCTGAAGACGGAAATACAGCATATAACCTAATAGTTAAATTAAAACCAGAAATTGCCATTCTTGATATTAGAATGCCTCACAAAACTGGATTAGAAATTGCTGAAGCTTGTAAAAAAAACAACCTCCCAACAAAAGTAATTCTCATAACTTTTGATAAAGAAGAAGAGTTATATGATAAGGCTAAAGCGTTTAATGTTTTTGGATATATTTTAAAAGAGTTTGCTATTGAAGAAATAGAAACTTGCATTAAAAGTGTTGTAAATAACACACCTTATTTTAGTGAAGAAATTGCCTCTTATTTAGAAACCAATAATTCAATCCAAAAACCTATAGTTTTAGAGTCACTAACTAAATCTGAATTAAAAATAGTAAAACTTATTTCTGAAAATAAAACCAGTCAAGATATTGCTGACGAATTATCAATTTCTGTTCGAACAGTTGATAAACACCGTAGTAATATTGTTGCCAAATTAGGTTTAGACAACAAACCTACTTCACTTTCTATTTGGGCAGGATTAAATAAAAGATTTTTATAA
- the nosZ gene encoding Sec-dependent nitrous-oxide reductase, producing the protein MKNILKLTLTILSALVALTSCNNSGKSDSRSGALAGNVAEKVYVAPGEHDEFYAFISGGFSGQLSVYGLPSGRLFKVIPVFSQDAEKAYGYNEETKPMLNTSHGFVPWDDSHHPDISQTGGEIDGRWIFINGNNTPRIAKIDLSTFETTEIIEVPNSAGNHSSSFVTENTEYVVAGTRFSVPVPQKDMPISEYKGNFKGALSFISVDPEHGHMDIKFQLIMPGFDYDLSHPGRGKSHGWFFFTTYNSEEASTLLEVNASQNDKDFIAAVNWKKIEEYVNNGGGTMVPANYAHNIYDEDTHTATSTMKKEVLTVNPLDVPGAVYFLPTPKSPHGCDVDPTGEYIVGNGKLSANLTVHSFTKMLDAIENKKFAGDAYGIPILNFEDVLAGSVEQPGLGPLHTEFDGKGNAYTTFFISSEVVKWKLGTWEVVDRQPCYYSVGHLMIPGGNSQKPWGKYVVAMNKITKDRYLPTGPEVTQSAQLYDISGDKMELLLDFPTIGEPHYAAGCPADLIKPRSKKIFKLEDNKHPFAAKSEADTKVVRDGKTVHIYMTMIRSHFSPDNIEGIKVGDKVYFHVTNLEQDYDVPHGVSMIGANTSELLIMPGQTETFLWEPKQEGVWPFYCTDFCSALHQEMQGYVRVSPTNANTPLKWSLGEDIE; encoded by the coding sequence ATGAAGAATATATTAAAATTAACGCTTACAATATTAAGTGCTTTAGTAGCACTTACAAGTTGTAATAATTCTGGCAAATCAGATAGCAGATCTGGAGCTTTGGCAGGTAACGTTGCCGAAAAAGTTTATGTAGCTCCTGGAGAGCACGATGAATTTTATGCTTTTATATCTGGTGGTTTCAGCGGACAGTTATCCGTTTACGGTTTACCATCTGGAAGGTTATTTAAAGTCATTCCTGTATTCTCCCAAGATGCAGAAAAAGCTTATGGTTACAACGAAGAAACTAAACCTATGTTAAATACATCTCATGGTTTCGTGCCTTGGGATGATTCGCATCACCCAGACATTTCTCAAACAGGAGGTGAAATTGATGGTCGTTGGATATTTATTAATGGTAATAACACGCCAAGGATTGCAAAAATCGATTTATCAACATTTGAAACTACTGAAATTATAGAAGTACCAAATAGTGCAGGTAATCACAGTTCATCGTTTGTTACAGAAAACACAGAATATGTAGTTGCAGGTACGCGTTTCTCTGTTCCTGTTCCTCAAAAAGACATGCCAATTAGCGAATACAAAGGCAACTTTAAAGGTGCTTTGTCGTTTATTTCTGTTGATCCGGAACACGGACATATGGACATTAAGTTTCAATTAATAATGCCTGGTTTCGATTACGACCTTTCGCATCCTGGTCGTGGAAAATCTCATGGTTGGTTCTTTTTTACCACCTATAATTCTGAAGAAGCAAGCACACTTTTAGAAGTAAATGCATCTCAAAATGATAAAGATTTTATTGCAGCTGTAAACTGGAAAAAAATTGAAGAATATGTTAACAATGGCGGTGGAACCATGGTACCAGCTAATTACGCACATAATATTTATGATGAAGACACACACACTGCAACTTCTACAATGAAAAAAGAAGTACTTACTGTAAATCCTTTAGATGTTCCTGGAGCTGTATATTTTCTTCCAACTCCAAAATCACCACATGGTTGCGATGTAGATCCTACTGGTGAATATATTGTAGGGAATGGTAAACTTTCTGCAAACCTAACAGTGCATTCATTTACAAAAATGTTAGATGCTATTGAAAATAAAAAGTTTGCTGGTGATGCATATGGTATTCCTATATTAAATTTTGAAGATGTTTTAGCTGGCTCTGTGGAACAACCAGGTTTAGGACCTTTACATACTGAGTTTGATGGAAAAGGAAATGCCTATACAACATTCTTTATTTCATCTGAAGTAGTAAAATGGAAATTAGGAACATGGGAAGTTGTAGATAGACAACCTTGTTACTACTCTGTAGGGCACTTAATGATTCCTGGAGGAAATTCTCAAAAACCATGGGGTAAATATGTTGTAGCTATGAATAAAATTACAAAAGACCGTTATTTACCAACTGGTCCTGAGGTTACGCAATCTGCTCAATTATATGATATCTCTGGAGACAAAATGGAATTACTATTAGATTTTCCAACAATTGGAGAGCCACACTACGCAGCTGGTTGTCCTGCAGATTTAATAAAACCTAGGTCTAAAAAAATCTTTAAACTTGAGGATAATAAACATCCATTTGCAGCAAAAAGTGAAGCAGACACCAAAGTAGTTAGAGATGGAAAAACCGTTCATATTTATATGACTATGATTAGAAGTCATTTTTCACCTGATAATATTGAAGGTATTAAAGTAGGAGATAAAGTTTATTTTCATGTAACTAATTTAGAGCAAGATTACGATGTGCCACATGGTGTAAGTATGATTGGTGCTAATACATCAGAGTTACTAATTATGCCTGGTCAAACAGAAACATTCCTTTGGGAACCAAAACAAGAAGGTGTATGGCCATTTTACTGTACAGATTTCTGTTCTGCTTTACATCAGGAAATGCAAGGTTATGTTCGTGTATCACCAACTAACGCCAACACACCTTTAAAATGGTCGCTTGGTGAAGATATAGAGTAA
- a CDS encoding TIGR02281 family clan AA aspartic protease, protein MTMLQEFLLEKGYTKIKLHLTKTNHFEIKATINGKKGLFILDTGASSSCVGFEAIDTFKLKAEDSIIKAAGAGAIDMDTKMSKKNKIKIGKWTNNKVVLVLFNLTHVNTALVNHNSKPVDGIIGADILKKAKAIIDYEKKYLYLKL, encoded by the coding sequence ATGACTATGCTGCAAGAATTTCTTCTGGAAAAAGGTTATACCAAAATAAAATTACACCTTACTAAAACAAATCATTTTGAAATAAAAGCAACTATTAATGGTAAAAAAGGTTTATTTATTCTAGATACTGGCGCGTCAAGCTCTTGTGTAGGTTTTGAAGCGATTGACACTTTTAAATTAAAAGCCGAAGACTCCATTATAAAAGCCGCTGGTGCTGGCGCAATTGATATGGATACTAAAATGTCTAAAAAAAATAAGATTAAAATTGGAAAGTGGACAAACAATAAAGTAGTACTGGTTTTATTTAATCTTACTCATGTAAATACTGCGCTTGTAAACCATAATTCTAAACCTGTTGATGGTATTATTGGAGCAGATATATTAAAAAAAGCAAAAGCCATCATAGATTATGAAAAGAAATATTTATATTTAAAACTATAA
- a CDS encoding alpha-ketoglutarate decarboxylase has protein sequence MNLFFLINKKAAVSLVIILFCAFNLNAQETKSNFWKNVRYGGGIGLSFGDGFFSGTIAPSAIYQFENDFALGLGLNATFNNQKNVYKSTILGGSLIGLFNVIPELQLSAEFEQLNVDRRYDVNLNIEDYNYWVPALFIGAGYRSGNVTFGLRYDVLYDDEKSIYTTPLAPFMRFYF, from the coding sequence ATGAATTTATTTTTTTTAATTAATAAAAAAGCTGCTGTTAGTTTAGTAATAATCCTTTTTTGTGCTTTTAATTTAAATGCTCAAGAAACTAAAAGCAATTTCTGGAAAAATGTTAGATATGGAGGTGGTATTGGACTTAGTTTTGGAGATGGTTTTTTTAGCGGAACCATAGCACCAAGTGCCATTTATCAATTTGAAAATGATTTTGCATTAGGTTTAGGTCTAAATGCCACATTTAACAATCAAAAAAATGTATATAAGTCTACCATTTTAGGTGGAAGTTTGATTGGACTATTTAATGTAATTCCTGAATTACAACTTTCTGCAGAATTTGAGCAACTTAATGTAGATAGAAGATACGATGTTAATTTGAATATTGAAGACTACAACTATTGGGTACCCGCTTTATTTATAGGTGCAGGTTATAGAAGCGGTAATGTTACATTTGGCCTAAGATATGATGTGCTTTACGATGATGAAAAAAGTATTTACACAACCCCTTTGGCTCCTTTTATGAGGTTTTATTTTTAA
- a CDS encoding fasciclin domain-containing protein → MKTIKQLLFVFTLVALICSCKNENKEASTTSTVNTTENESTERTGQAFVTDDEATPNCLQIAINSPDHKTLVAAVQAAQVENALVNVGPLTVFAPTDSAFDALPEGTVENLVKSENKATLANILKYHVTPGNLSTTILTKLPKLGQANNQYVQVEVIDGKPVIGGANIIASVKAGNGIVHVIDKVLLPPTEE, encoded by the coding sequence ATGAAAACAATTAAACAATTACTTTTTGTTTTTACACTAGTAGCATTGATTTGTTCTTGTAAAAATGAAAACAAAGAAGCCTCAACGACCTCTACAGTTAATACAACTGAAAATGAATCAACAGAAAGAACCGGTCAAGCTTTTGTTACAGATGATGAAGCAACACCTAATTGTTTGCAAATTGCAATAAACTCGCCAGATCATAAAACACTTGTTGCTGCTGTACAAGCTGCACAAGTAGAAAACGCACTAGTAAACGTTGGTCCGCTTACGGTTTTTGCACCTACCGATAGTGCATTTGATGCATTGCCAGAAGGTACAGTAGAAAATTTAGTAAAATCTGAAAATAAAGCTACACTTGCTAATATTTTAAAATATCATGTAACCCCAGGAAATTTAAGTACTACTATTTTAACAAAACTTCCAAAATTGGGTCAAGCAAATAATCAATATGTACAAGTAGAAGTTATTGATGGAAAACCAGTAATTGGTGGAGCAAATATTATTGCAAGCGTTAAAGCTGGTAATGGTATTGTACATGTAATTGATAAAGTATTATTACCTCCAACCGAAGAATAA